Below is a genomic region from Ictalurus furcatus strain D&B chromosome 27, Billie_1.0, whole genome shotgun sequence.
tgtgaccttccacgccacgTTCCAGCCCGAAACtgacgtcacaaccaaccagcttctgctcacacctgacaccaacgtcacgaccaaccaagttatgctcacaccaGACTCTGTCGatatgaccaaccaagttctcctcatgcctgaaaccgacatcacgaccaaccaggttctgctcacaccagagtctgctgacacggacaaccaatttatgctcacgtccaagtctgctgacacggacaaacAAGTTCTACTCAGGCCTGAAGCAGACATCATGACTAACCAAATTCTCCTCAAGCCTGAGACTGACGACACGATCAACCGAGTTCTCCTCATACCTGAGACTGACGACACAGCccaccaagttcagcctgcaaagTTCATGGAGAACGATGCTCAGACTCTCTGTGTGACTGAGAACGCTGCTCAGCCACCCTGTTCTACAGAGGTTTCTTCACCTCCTGTTGCAACCAAGAGCTCCATTTTGCTTCCCTACTCTGCCGTGGATGCCACTACGCCAAGGTTCTATATGGACGTCGCTCCATTTTCCCATGTCACTGAGGACATcgttctgccttcctgctccgctgaggacgtcgctctgcctttctGCTCTGCTCAGGCCatcgctccaccttcctgctccactTAGGACATCGCTTCGCCTCTTTGccctgtcatatcacagcaaaccagcaactccatttcccaggatgcaccacCAACACAAatacgttcaccttctccagaattctaatcacacacacttgttgCCAATCTCATAGTCACTCACTCCACGCTATATAAGAAACTGTTCAAACACTTAGTCTTGGTGAAGTATTACCTGAGTATATCTCATTAGCAAGCGGATGTtcattgtttctctttttcattcatgtttttgaccttgtttctcgtttcacgTTTATGATTCTAGCCTCGCCCAGTTCATGCCTGTTTGtatatcgcctgaccttttgaaTGTTATTAGACCACGCTTCTgtatcacgatttggatttgtctgcctgtctcgctctttaataaacatctttatctgcatttgcatccgtcctcaacctCCCTTAAGTCCCGGAACATGACAGTTCCACAATTtgtagacattttttcacagattagtgaacctctgcccaactttacttctgagagactccacttctctaagatactctttttatacccaatcacgttactgacctgttgccaatcaaCCTCCATCTGTTTCCTTTTagaaacacttacttttccaaccttttgttgcccagtcccaacttttttgagacatgttgctgccatcaaattcaatattacataattTTTCCCCTTAAagtggtacatttactcagtttaaacatttgatatgttttctatgttctattgtgaataacatatgggtttatgagatttgcaaatcattgtattgttttaatttacattttacccagcgtcccaactttttttggaattggggttgtacattaataaatgttttgccTGTCTGTACTGTCCATTTCGAACAGCTGGAAGGTTGTAAGTAATGTGAGGTGCAACAGTGGTGCTAAAATTGGTGCAAGACAAATGGTGCAAGAAAAAAGTGCCACTGCACCAGTGTGGATTGAAACCAATCCCTGACAGCCAGAGTCCTGCTGGGGTCcatataaatgtaacttttacACATGGCGAATCCTGAGGAGATGCTTAAATTATGAAACTGAAACATCACTAATGTGTAATTAGTGTGTAAAGAACAGATGGATTTTCAAAGAGCTTTGTAAAACCTGTCTGAAGTGCAGGACATGCTCATGAGGAGATCATGAGATGAAAATGACAGAGcggtacacaaacacaaaatggtGTGGGATCTCTATGTTATCATCCCTGAGGACACAATTAATGAAGACTGTTTTAATGAATATGAAAGAGTGCAAGAAAATTCCAAGCCAATTGTCTAGAATCAGTTGTTACCTTCCATTCcttgtaaaaacaaacattacattacCAAAAACACATAGTAGGATTTCCGGGCTGCTTATCTTGGGTTAAACAGTAAGACCTTTAAATATACAAGTCCCTCCCTAAAATAGAGCCtgagacatacagtatatcaataAGCAAACATTAAGAGCTACGGTCCATCCATTAGTACAGAATATCCAAACAATCTCCCGACTCCCGCTCAGATTCAGAAAGGTATTAGAGTAAGTGCTGAGTGCAGAGGATCCTCCCTTTAGTTCCACACATTAGACAGTGGACACTAACGCCTAGCGTTAATCCCCAGAACACCACACCAAGTTGTTTCTGTATTTGTCCGTGTGTATAAAAAGCCAGGTATGACAGTATGCAGTCACCGAGCTACGCTGAAGGAGTATCCAGATCATCTCCACACACTGAAGCATCATGGAGTCCAGAGCGTCTCTCTCCGTTCTCGCCCTGCTGCTTGGCTTCTCGCAAGCTCTCCATCTCGACCAACCTCAGCACGTGGACATCACGACACAGATTCTCACCACCAACAACGGTCTGATAACTCGCTGATCTCAACCGCACTACACCAGCATCATTATCCTACTGCTTATTGGTTTTGTTGTCCTTATCCCTTTTTGTTTCTCTGTATGAAGGATCCAGTGAACTGTTGTTGGAGGGAGACATACTCTTGCCAAGAAGCAGGAACGCTCTTGTCTGCGCCACCAAAAACTGCTTTTGGAAGAAGTCCTCAAATGGCTTAGTGGAGGTGCCTTTCACACTGAGCCGTGTTTTCTGTAAGTGAAAGAGTTCCTTATTCACATTGTCCAATTATGACACGTCTCTGTTTATTTCTTATGAATGCTTTGGCCATTTTCTTTACAGCTTCCTCTGACAAGACAGTAATTGACAATGCCATGGCCACCTTCCGCAGCAAAACCTGCATTAGTTTTGTTCCCAGGACAAATCAAACTGACTACCTGAGCATCGAGAGCAAAGACGGGTGAGAACCAACGAAACATTTCCTGTACCTGTAAATGGAGTTCGACATTTTTTAATTCGCTTTTACTGCACAGTGTCCACATGTTGATGTCAGTGACATGGTCAATCTTCTCTCTTTTCAATCAGATGCTACTCTAATCTGGGCAGAACAGGTGGTGCTCAGGTGGTCTCTCTCAACAGGTTGGGTTGTGTTTACTACGGCATCGTCGAGCACGAGCTGAACCACGCGCTCGGTTTCTACCACGAGCATACTAGGAGTGACCGTGATCAGTACGTCACCATCAACTGGGAAAACATCAAACCAGAAATGCAGGCTAATTTCAACCTACAGAAAACCAACAACCTCAACACGCTGTACGACTACTCCTCCGtgatgcactatgggaaaacAGCTTTCTCCATCAACGGTCAGGACACCATCACTCCTATCCCTGATCCTTCAGTGAAGATTGGACAGAGAAATGAGTTGTCCGCCATCGACATCCTGAGGATCAACACTCTCTACAAGTGCTGAACTTGGTCTTTTGGCTTGATTTAACTTTGCTTTAATATTGTAGAACTGTTAATGATAGAGGATGTAGTGATGACTTAATTTGCTGTTTAATCAAAATGTGGAATCATATAATAAAATGACTACAAGCATGTTTCTCTTAGCGTGTGctttaataatgtatttcatatatatatatatatatatatatatatatatatatatatatatatatatatatatatatataaaacaacatgaaaccATTTTTGTCAACCCAGATTTGTGAATCTACAAAGAAAGATTTAAAAAGTATTGTCACAGCATCAGTGTTCAAACCTACATATCATACATATACAACAATTTTAGTGAATATCATTTGGTACAATTGAACCAGCACTTAGACATGTATGActacatataaatgtaaaaacaaaactttgagGATAATCATCAAATTTTAACTCCGCTGCAAGAAAATCACTTCCTGTAAGAAAATCCTAATATATCAGGCTCTGTTGTTAGAATGTTATTCAAATATTTGTCTCAAAAGACTGGACTACCGCATGGAGTTGTGGTGGAGAACTGTTAATGCGGTCTATGAATTTTGCTTCACCCTATAAGGGTAaagcgatatagaagatggatggatggacctatCGGACAGTCCAAGGGACTAATGGTGAAACTGATAAGAGAtgattagagatgcaccaaaaTGGTGTACAAAAGTTTCTTTCAACTCAGAAATATCCCGTGGAGACCATGCAAATGGAGGACATGAggtagtattatattatatcagcAGTTTAAGTTGAGGATAGCTTGGATAGagacacaaaatgaaatggTTTAGAAATCCTTTCCACAGTTACCAAGATGATGGTGTTTTCTCACCACGTATTCCTTGCTTTGGGTACAGGTACCTCAGGTAGCTACTAAAGACATGACATCCTCTCCATGGTGGGCATTAAAACTGTTTCTTTAGAAACTCCACTGTCTGCATACTCTGTGGGTGAGGTGTTAGAAGTAATTGAATAACTTTAAGAATCAAAGAACATCCTGGTAGATTGGTGTTCAGGTGTGGCTCCGTTTGTGGTTCTCTCCTGATGATAGGTTTAGTTCCCCAACACATTGGTGGTACAGTCTTTGAGCTTGAGTGCCTGTATTCTGGGGTGAGTTTAGATTCTTGTGACTCCAAATTTCTGGAAAAAGACATGTGGGTTCTGATAGGTAGAACCTAGGCGATAAGACAGGGTGGAGTCAAAGCAGGGGAAAAGTTGTGTTCCTCTGGTTTGGAGACATTTTAGATTTTGTGGCTTCTGGATATGAGCTGGGTTTTATGGTTGGCCCAGAGCAGGACTATATGTTTGGTGTCCTCTAGCCAGCACGTTCAAAGCCAGCTTgaccataaaaaaaattctggtgGGGTGTCAATTAATGAGTCGACGATGGACAAGGGTGAAGCTCATCATGATTCAATCACTGACACAGCACAGCTACAACCCCAACACCTGACTCTTCCCAAATCCACTATGAAGGCTAGGTCAGGGTCAGGAAGTGCTAGGACAGGGGCTGATGTGAAATGATAATATAGATCAATGGTCTTCAATCTGATTTGAAAATGGGCAGTAATTCTGCAAATTTAATTCCAAGCAAAACAGCAACTCCACCTCAATCTacctgattcattcatttatctggATTCTCCAGCAAGTATTAGGTGCAGGTGTTGCTTCTCTGGAGCAAAAATCAACAGATACGCATACATTTTGGATAAAAATCACATGATCTACACCAAAAAAAGTCAGATATTAATGACCAAAAACACATGGTAGGATTTCCAGGCTGTTTATCTTGGGTTAAACAGTAAGACCTTTAAATATACAAGTCCCTCCCTAAAATAGAGCCtgagacatacagtatatcaataAGCAAACATTAAGAGCTACGGCCATCCATTAGTACAGAATATCCA
It encodes:
- the LOC128603171 gene encoding hatching enzyme 1.2-like, with the translated sequence MESRASLSVLALLLGFSQALHLDQPQHVDITTQILTTNNGSSELLLEGDILLPRSRNALVCATKNCFWKKSSNGLVEVPFTLSRVFSSSDKTVIDNAMATFRSKTCISFVPRTNQTDYLSIESKDGCYSNLGRTGGAQVVSLNRLGCVYYGIVEHELNHALGFYHEHTRSDRDQYVTINWENIKPEMQANFNLQKTNNLNTLYDYSSVMHYGKTAFSINGQDTITPIPDPSVKIGQRNELSAIDILRINTLYKC
- the LOC128602604 gene encoding keratin-associated protein 12-2-like, which encodes MTNQILLKPETDDTINRVLLIPETDDTAHQVQPAKFMENDAQTLCVTENAAQPPCSTEVSSPPVATKSSILLPYSAVDATTPRFYMDVAPFSHVTEDIVLPSCSAEDVALPFCSAQAIAPPSCST